From Aristaeella lactis, the proteins below share one genomic window:
- a CDS encoding NHLP family bacteriocin export ABC transporter peptidase/permease/ATPase subunit — MFGLKKAVPKPIEKGVARVPVVMQMEALECGAASLTMIMHYYKMWIPLEQARVDCGVSMDGASAKNIMVAARSYGMTANAWRVEPEDLQKEGPFPCIIHWGFNHFVVLCGFQGNRAVINDPARGRVKVEWEEFDREFTGVCLCFEPGEAFVPSGKPKSVISYAKERLKGSGTAVAFVVLTTTIASLMGIIQPAFSRTFLDRLLSGSNPDWLTPFILLFLLFTLISIAVTWISATYSLRIQGKMTSYGSSSYLWKVLRLPMQFFSQRMSGDIADRQSTNATIATTLVQIFAPLVIQGAMMIFYLAVMIHYSPLLAAIGVGAIILNLIVSALVTARRLNITRVQQRDSAKLSSATMSGISMIETIKSSGAENGFFGRWAGYQASVNTQSVSYTKLNLFLGTLPSAITAAANIAVLGLGVLLVIRGRFTAGMVMAFQGFLGSFMAPASALINAGQSMQEMTTQMERVDDVMSYPEDPSFRPREKTAEYQKLSGAIELKNVTFGYSRLGKPQITDFSMTVKPGQKIAFVGRTGCGKSTLAKLISGLYRPWSGTITFDGASLDEIDRDVFTGSVSVIDQDITLFEDTVSQNIKMWDDSIEDFEVTLAARDAGIYDDIVTREGGFLHKLLDGGRDLSGGQRQRLEIARALSQDPTICIMDEATSALDARTEYEVIKSINARGITCIIIAHRLSTIRDCDEIIVLDKGKIVERGTHDELYAQGGYYTALVSNE, encoded by the coding sequence GTGTTTGGATTGAAGAAAGCGGTGCCAAAGCCCATTGAGAAGGGCGTGGCCCGCGTACCCGTGGTCATGCAGATGGAGGCGCTGGAATGCGGTGCCGCCTCCCTGACCATGATCATGCACTACTATAAAATGTGGATCCCGCTGGAGCAGGCCCGCGTGGACTGCGGCGTTTCCATGGACGGCGCCAGCGCCAAGAACATCATGGTGGCGGCCCGCAGCTACGGCATGACCGCCAACGCCTGGCGGGTGGAGCCCGAAGACCTGCAGAAGGAAGGCCCCTTCCCCTGCATCATCCACTGGGGCTTCAACCACTTCGTGGTCCTGTGCGGCTTCCAGGGAAACCGCGCGGTCATCAACGACCCTGCCCGTGGCCGTGTGAAAGTGGAATGGGAGGAGTTCGACCGGGAGTTCACCGGCGTATGCCTGTGCTTTGAGCCCGGAGAAGCCTTCGTCCCCTCCGGCAAGCCCAAGAGCGTTATTTCCTATGCCAAAGAGCGCCTGAAGGGCAGCGGCACCGCCGTCGCCTTTGTGGTGCTGACCACCACCATCGCCAGCCTCATGGGCATCATCCAGCCGGCTTTCTCCCGGACCTTCCTGGACCGGCTGCTCTCCGGCAGCAACCCGGACTGGCTGACCCCGTTCATCCTGCTGTTCCTGCTCTTCACGCTGATCAGCATCGCGGTCACCTGGATCTCCGCCACCTATTCCCTGCGCATCCAGGGCAAGATGACCTCCTACGGCAGCAGCAGCTACCTCTGGAAGGTGCTCCGCCTGCCGATGCAGTTCTTCTCCCAGCGTATGAGCGGTGATATTGCCGACCGCCAGAGCACCAACGCGACCATCGCCACCACCCTGGTGCAGATCTTCGCTCCCCTGGTCATCCAGGGCGCCATGATGATCTTCTACCTGGCGGTCATGATCCATTACAGCCCGCTGCTGGCGGCCATCGGCGTCGGGGCCATCATCCTGAACCTGATCGTTTCCGCCCTGGTCACCGCCAGGCGCCTGAACATCACCCGCGTACAGCAGCGGGACTCAGCGAAGCTCTCTTCCGCCACCATGTCCGGCATCTCCATGATCGAGACCATCAAGTCCAGCGGCGCGGAGAACGGCTTCTTCGGCCGGTGGGCCGGCTACCAGGCCAGCGTGAACACACAGAGCGTTTCCTATACCAAACTGAATCTCTTCCTGGGCACCCTGCCCAGCGCCATCACCGCGGCGGCCAATATCGCCGTTCTGGGTCTCGGCGTGCTGCTGGTCATCCGCGGCCGGTTCACCGCCGGTATGGTCATGGCCTTCCAGGGCTTCCTGGGTTCCTTCATGGCCCCGGCCAGCGCCCTTATCAACGCGGGCCAGAGCATGCAGGAGATGACCACCCAGATGGAGCGGGTGGACGACGTCATGAGCTATCCCGAAGATCCTTCCTTCAGACCCCGTGAGAAGACCGCCGAGTACCAGAAGCTCTCCGGCGCCATTGAGCTGAAGAACGTCACCTTCGGCTATTCCCGCCTGGGCAAACCGCAGATCACCGATTTCTCCATGACCGTGAAGCCCGGCCAGAAGATCGCCTTCGTCGGCCGCACCGGCTGCGGCAAGAGCACCCTGGCCAAACTGATCTCCGGCCTGTACCGTCCCTGGAGCGGCACAATCACCTTCGACGGCGCCTCCCTGGATGAGATCGACCGGGACGTGTTCACCGGTTCCGTCAGCGTCATCGACCAGGATATCACCCTGTTCGAGGACACGGTCAGCCAGAACATCAAAATGTGGGATGACTCCATTGAGGACTTTGAAGTCACCCTGGCCGCCCGGGACGCCGGCATCTATGATGATATCGTCACCCGGGAAGGCGGCTTCCTGCACAAGCTCCTGGATGGCGGACGCGATCTGTCCGGCGGGCAGCGCCAGCGCCTGGAGATCGCCCGGGCCCTTTCCCAGGATCCCACCATCTGCATCATGGATGAAGCCACCAGCGCCCTGGACGCCCGGACCGAGTACGAGGTCATCAAGTCCATCAACGCCCGCGGCATCACCTGTATCATTATCGCCCACCGCCTTTCCACCATCCGGGACTGCGATGAGATCATCGTCCTGGACAAGGGAAAGATCGTGGAGCGCGGCACCCATGACGAACTGTACGCCCAGGGCGGGTATTACACTGCCCTGGTCAGCAATGAGTAA
- a CDS encoding Fic family protein, whose amino-acid sequence MAKISYEGLIKAMKEKGVGKTDLSRDLGLSTRTVAKIAKGEKLSRASIGKIAEYLNTSSELIMREESCNRILQILRDEKEMRLSGGLYHELQVRMTYNSNHIEGSKLSEDQTRYIFETNTVDIGDGIPVDDILETVHHFRAIDYVIDTAEKELTEDIIKHLHYIMKHDTKDSTLPWFAVGDYKKRANVVGGRETVKPSEVHIQMKKLLDTYNAKSCASIEDIIALHAEFEYIHPFQDGNGRVGRLVALKECLRHNIIPFIIEDSKKSFYYRGLTEWRNEKGWLIDTCLDGQDTFTRLLDMLDIPH is encoded by the coding sequence ATGGCAAAAATCTCATATGAAGGCCTCATCAAAGCAATGAAGGAAAAAGGGGTCGGGAAAACAGACCTTTCCCGCGACCTGGGCCTTTCAACCCGTACAGTGGCGAAAATCGCCAAGGGTGAAAAGCTGTCCCGTGCCAGCATTGGAAAGATTGCGGAATACCTGAACACATCTTCTGAACTGATCATGCGTGAGGAAAGCTGCAACCGCATCCTTCAGATCCTGCGGGATGAGAAAGAAATGAGACTTTCCGGCGGTCTTTACCATGAGCTGCAGGTCAGGATGACCTACAACTCCAATCATATCGAAGGCAGTAAGCTGTCTGAAGACCAAACAAGATATATCTTTGAAACCAATACCGTGGATATCGGTGACGGAATTCCTGTCGATGACATTCTGGAAACAGTTCATCATTTCAGGGCGATTGATTATGTGATCGATACAGCGGAAAAAGAACTGACAGAAGATATCATCAAGCACCTACACTATATCATGAAACACGATACAAAGGATTCCACTCTTCCCTGGTTCGCGGTCGGAGATTATAAAAAGCGGGCTAATGTTGTAGGCGGAAGGGAAACTGTTAAGCCTTCGGAAGTCCACATTCAAATGAAGAAACTTCTTGACACGTATAACGCGAAATCCTGTGCATCCATTGAGGATATTATCGCCTTGCATGCCGAGTTTGAATATATTCATCCCTTCCAGGATGGTAACGGAAGGGTCGGACGGCTTGTAGCGCTGAAGGAATGCCTTCGCCACAACATTATTCCGTTTATCATTGAGGATTCTAAGAAAAGCTTTTATTACCGGGGTCTTACCGAATGGCGAAATGAAAAAGGCTGGCTGATCGATACCTGCCTGGACGGACAAGACACCTTCACCCGTCTCCTCGACATGCTCGACATCCCGCATTGA
- a CDS encoding transposase — MPRTARTKSRSNIYHIMMRGINRQVIFQSDADRRHFITILGECKEISGFKLHAFCLMPNHLHLLLEPAGDEPLEIIFKRIGSRYAVWYNRKYQRVGHLFQDRFRSENVETDRYYMTVLRYILQNPMKAGMESKPGTYRWSSYLAYEKGGGQLTDTAYAEKMFGGREALIDFVNQANDDEALDDTEIRWRMTDEEAEELFRDITGCTSSDEFMMLDKPVRRQYVQKLYLAGLSVNQIEQYTDTPKSSISRVINKIDLEERKERESFQLHEDVCEYVACDEVW, encoded by the coding sequence ATGCCGAGAACAGCGAGAACAAAAAGCAGATCGAATATCTATCACATCATGATGCGCGGGATCAACAGGCAGGTGATCTTCCAGAGTGACGCGGATCGCCGGCATTTTATTACCATCCTGGGAGAATGCAAGGAGATCTCCGGCTTTAAGCTCCATGCCTTCTGCCTGATGCCCAACCATCTCCATCTGCTGCTGGAGCCGGCGGGGGACGAGCCGCTGGAGATCATCTTCAAGCGGATCGGCAGCCGGTACGCGGTCTGGTACAACCGGAAATACCAGCGGGTGGGTCATCTGTTCCAGGACCGGTTCCGCAGCGAGAACGTGGAAACGGACCGGTACTATATGACCGTCCTGCGGTATATCCTTCAGAACCCCATGAAGGCGGGCATGGAAAGCAAACCAGGCACCTACCGCTGGAGCAGCTATCTGGCCTATGAAAAAGGCGGCGGTCAGCTGACGGACACCGCCTATGCGGAGAAGATGTTCGGGGGCAGGGAAGCGCTCATCGACTTCGTGAACCAGGCCAATGACGATGAGGCGTTGGATGACACAGAGATCCGCTGGCGCATGACGGATGAGGAAGCGGAAGAGTTGTTCAGGGATATCACGGGGTGTACGTCATCGGATGAGTTTATGATGCTGGATAAACCTGTCAGAAGGCAATATGTCCAGAAATTATACCTGGCGGGGCTCTCTGTAAATCAGATAGAGCAGTATACCGATACACCCAAATCAAGTATATCCAGGGTTATTAACAAAATAGATTTAGAAGAAAGAAAAGAAAGAGAATCTTTTCAACTGCATGAGGATGTATGTGAGTATGTCGCATGTGACGAAGTGTGGTGA
- a CDS encoding FAD-binding protein produces the protein MKKLLSLVLALAMMMTLVSVASADPLTASVAGFGGDVTITVELDADGVITAISADGSTQTPEVGGAAAATLNEGALAALVGTKLADVDTKAIDSVTGATITSDAIKTAIDMLKAQAGGAEAAQVKDGTYTVTVPGYSVTEQMTLNFTFEGGKLTNIETVTAGNTPVIFATVEERLYPRLIESQSLETDAVSGATVASSAVKQALAMAIEQAGGSAADWHTPIEKSTEVIDLDGYDVIVVGLGGAGMTAYLSAAEKGATVFGIEKAAKVGGNSTNTAGPMAINPPSRVEANGGQIVPPEDLLKDWAEYTTIDGQQDAKLDVVEKFIAESGETLDWMESYTFEFAPQMAAFFHPAGWQVWATYGGKNGGTKDDGYIAAIETAKAMNEKNDYMLELEAKELIMEDGKVAGVKAVAWDGTTYNIHGKSVVLATGGYAGDPELEKEYIHGVWKTEAMTQCDGAGIRMAQEAVNANLYNMDVVPVSHIAQVYNIIKNDDLTKDQKAVLTSLVIDNSYPVIGENGKRVNDQIGMFFSFDCWAAGPTYFVIYSEDDINAFKTEGLKNANVPMFLAQGGTVEANKPVTDLDTILEVGKQYGDVYEAASLKELGEAINVPNITELVEDNGKAYYAVKGASYIYSTCGGLEVDTNINVIDTDGNPVPGLYATGNDSIGVLLASEKAYVTYGGAAAGWSLTSGRLAGANAAAYAKGE, from the coding sequence ATGAAAAAACTTCTTTCTCTTGTCCTTGCCCTTGCGATGATGATGACCCTCGTCAGCGTCGCATCGGCGGATCCGCTGACGGCGAGTGTCGCCGGTTTCGGCGGGGACGTGACCATTACCGTGGAACTGGACGCTGACGGTGTGATCACCGCCATTTCCGCGGACGGATCCACCCAGACGCCTGAGGTGGGCGGCGCTGCTGCCGCGACCCTGAATGAGGGCGCCCTGGCAGCCCTCGTAGGCACGAAGCTTGCTGACGTGGACACGAAAGCCATCGACAGCGTGACCGGCGCCACCATCACCAGCGACGCGATCAAAACCGCCATCGATATGCTGAAGGCCCAGGCCGGCGGCGCGGAAGCGGCACAGGTCAAGGACGGCACCTACACCGTCACCGTACCCGGCTATTCCGTCACCGAGCAGATGACCCTGAACTTCACCTTCGAAGGCGGCAAGCTGACGAACATCGAGACCGTCACCGCGGGCAACACCCCGGTGATCTTTGCTACCGTGGAAGAGCGGCTCTATCCCCGGCTCATCGAATCCCAGAGCCTTGAAACAGACGCCGTCTCCGGCGCGACAGTCGCCTCCAGCGCCGTGAAGCAGGCACTTGCCATGGCCATCGAGCAGGCCGGCGGCAGCGCCGCCGACTGGCATACCCCCATCGAAAAGTCCACCGAAGTCATCGACCTGGACGGCTATGATGTGATCGTTGTCGGCCTGGGCGGCGCCGGCATGACGGCCTACCTCTCCGCCGCGGAGAAGGGCGCCACCGTATTCGGCATTGAAAAGGCCGCGAAGGTGGGCGGCAACTCCACCAACACCGCCGGCCCCATGGCCATCAACCCGCCGTCCCGCGTGGAGGCCAACGGCGGACAGATCGTTCCCCCGGAAGACCTCCTGAAGGACTGGGCGGAATACACCACCATCGACGGACAGCAGGACGCCAAGCTGGACGTGGTGGAGAAGTTCATCGCCGAATCCGGCGAGACCCTGGACTGGATGGAAAGCTATACCTTTGAGTTCGCTCCCCAGATGGCGGCCTTCTTCCATCCCGCCGGATGGCAGGTCTGGGCCACCTACGGCGGCAAGAACGGCGGCACCAAGGATGACGGCTATATCGCAGCCATCGAGACCGCCAAGGCCATGAATGAAAAGAACGACTACATGCTGGAACTGGAAGCCAAGGAATTGATCATGGAAGACGGCAAGGTTGCCGGCGTGAAGGCGGTTGCCTGGGACGGCACCACCTACAACATCCACGGCAAATCCGTTGTCCTCGCCACCGGCGGCTACGCCGGTGATCCGGAGCTCGAAAAGGAATACATCCACGGTGTCTGGAAGACGGAAGCCATGACCCAGTGCGACGGCGCCGGCATCCGCATGGCCCAGGAGGCTGTGAACGCCAACCTGTACAACATGGACGTGGTCCCGGTTTCCCACATCGCCCAGGTGTACAACATCATCAAAAACGATGACCTCACGAAGGACCAGAAAGCGGTCCTGACCTCCCTGGTCATCGACAACTCCTACCCGGTCATCGGCGAGAACGGCAAGCGGGTCAACGACCAGATCGGCATGTTCTTCTCCTTTGACTGCTGGGCAGCCGGCCCCACCTACTTTGTCATCTACTCCGAGGATGACATCAATGCCTTCAAAACGGAAGGCCTGAAGAACGCCAACGTTCCCATGTTCCTGGCCCAGGGCGGCACCGTGGAAGCGAACAAGCCCGTAACCGACCTGGACACCATCCTGGAAGTGGGCAAGCAGTACGGCGATGTCTACGAAGCCGCCAGCCTGAAGGAACTGGGCGAAGCGATCAACGTCCCGAACATCACCGAACTCGTGGAAGACAACGGCAAGGCCTACTACGCAGTCAAGGGCGCCTCTTACATCTACTCCACCTGCGGCGGCCTGGAAGTGGACACCAACATCAACGTCATTGACACAGACGGCAACCCCGTCCCCGGCCTCTACGCCACCGGCAATGACTCCATCGGCGTCCTCCTCGCCTCCGAAAAGGCCTACGTCACATACGGCGGTGCCGCAGCCGGCTGGTCCCTCACCAGCGGCAGACTCGCTGGCGCCAACGCAGCCGCCTACGCAAAAGGGGAGTAA
- a CDS encoding leucine-rich repeat domain-containing protein, translating to MKTMFSRLFACLMCVVLMLSSLCFAEAEEQLNGTCGEKLTWRIEGNTLYISGTGPMEDYKEIRMPRTDGESGTRIGVNSPWYGNRSFDKVVVEEGVTTLGNYAFFNKTAIVSVSLPETLVSIGKFMFGGDGHLKDINLPDSITCIGQNAFSGCHSLRSLSLPASLEKIEFGTFQSCDGLSEIRIPDSVMSIDRYSFYACIGMDTVLIPASVTEIAQDAFGDCRGLKSIIVVNGSYAEQFCKENGIKYTGVDTLPEAAAPAAKAEITWNVKNGILTISGNGPMEDFEYTYDESSSTPGRRTVNGTTAPWDDEVFGRVIVEEGITSIGKRAFYNHKDLKYAVLPDSLLYIEAYAFDTTALKKITIPGSVRRIGANAFDYCLQLKDVILPESIEIIGDRAFVNCTRLEHVNLPASLHTIEYEAFDECGNAVFTVEKGSYAEEYCNKNMLAYNYGDDASVHVPVGNTSISWKVEDGTLYISGTGAMDDYNEVFGTHGTTDKGEFLGGNTPWDNEDFSRIVIENGITSIGKNTFRNRYALVSVSLPDTLESIGEMAFGASPSLEEINLSEGLTSIGANAFVSCPKLKNITLPDSLKEMDYGIFQNCTSLKEIRIPESITTLGAVLFSRCTNLEKVIIPASVTKMEPGIFRDCENLKEVIVEKDSCAMQYCIDNNLPYTIVE from the coding sequence ATGAAGACAATGTTTTCCCGTCTGTTTGCCTGCCTGATGTGTGTTGTGCTGATGCTTTCCTCCCTCTGCTTTGCGGAAGCTGAGGAACAGCTGAACGGCACCTGCGGCGAGAAACTCACCTGGAGGATCGAGGGAAATACCCTGTATATCTCCGGCACCGGTCCCATGGAGGACTATAAGGAGATCCGGATGCCGCGTACTGACGGCGAGTCTGGGACCAGGATCGGCGTCAACAGCCCGTGGTATGGCAACAGAAGCTTCGATAAGGTCGTTGTGGAAGAAGGCGTCACTACCCTGGGTAATTACGCGTTTTTTAACAAAACCGCCATTGTCAGCGTATCCCTGCCGGAGACTCTGGTGTCCATCGGGAAATTTATGTTCGGCGGAGACGGACACCTGAAGGACATCAACCTGCCGGATTCCATTACCTGTATCGGACAGAACGCGTTCTCCGGCTGCCATAGCCTGCGGAGTCTCAGCCTGCCCGCTTCCCTGGAAAAGATCGAATTCGGAACTTTCCAGTCCTGTGACGGACTGTCCGAGATAAGGATTCCGGATTCCGTAATGTCGATCGACAGGTACTCCTTCTATGCATGCATAGGCATGGATACGGTCCTGATACCTGCTTCTGTGACCGAGATCGCGCAGGATGCTTTCGGCGACTGCCGAGGCCTGAAGAGCATCATCGTTGTTAATGGCAGCTATGCCGAACAGTTCTGTAAGGAAAACGGAATTAAGTATACCGGCGTAGATACGCTTCCTGAAGCGGCAGCGCCTGCCGCAAAGGCGGAGATTACCTGGAACGTGAAAAACGGAATCCTGACCATCTCCGGAAACGGTCCTATGGAAGATTTCGAGTATACTTATGATGAATCATCTTCAACACCCGGCCGTCGTACGGTCAATGGCACAACCGCGCCCTGGGACGATGAAGTATTTGGGCGTGTTATCGTTGAGGAAGGGATCACTTCCATTGGCAAGCGGGCATTCTATAATCATAAAGACCTGAAATATGCCGTCCTGCCGGATTCCCTGCTTTACATAGAAGCTTATGCGTTTGATACTACCGCGCTGAAGAAGATCACAATCCCCGGTTCAGTCCGCAGGATTGGAGCCAATGCATTCGATTACTGTCTCCAGCTGAAAGATGTCATACTGCCGGAATCGATTGAGATTATCGGAGACCGTGCTTTCGTGAACTGTACCAGGCTGGAGCATGTCAACCTTCCCGCATCCCTGCACACCATTGAATATGAAGCCTTTGATGAATGCGGGAATGCCGTTTTCACTGTAGAGAAGGGCAGTTACGCCGAAGAATACTGCAATAAAAACATGCTGGCATATAACTACGGGGATGACGCTTCCGTACACGTGCCTGTGGGAAATACCAGTATTTCCTGGAAGGTGGAGGACGGAACCCTGTATATCTCCGGCACCGGAGCCATGGATGACTATAACGAAGTATTCGGTACCCACGGAACCACTGACAAAGGTGAATTCCTGGGTGGCAACACACCCTGGGATAATGAGGACTTCAGTCGTATTGTGATCGAAAACGGCATTACCTCCATCGGGAAAAACACTTTCCGGAACAGGTACGCGCTTGTTTCCGTATCCCTGCCTGATACTCTTGAGTCCATCGGGGAAATGGCGTTCGGCGCCAGCCCGTCCCTGGAGGAGATCAACCTGTCGGAAGGCCTGACCAGCATTGGGGCGAACGCGTTTGTTTCGTGCCCCAAACTGAAGAACATTACCCTCCCCGACTCCCTGAAGGAGATGGATTATGGTATATTCCAGAACTGTACAAGCCTGAAGGAGATCCGCATTCCGGAATCCATCACCACGCTGGGTGCTGTACTGTTCTCACGCTGCACCAACCTTGAAAAGGTCATCATCCCGGCTTCCGTTACCAAAATGGAGCCCGGGATCTTCAGGGACTGCGAAAACCTGAAAGAAGTTATCGTTGAAAAAGACAGCTGCGCCATGCAGTACTGCATCGACAACAACCTCCCCTACACCATCGTGGAATAA
- a CDS encoding leucine-rich repeat domain-containing protein: MKSHSWCKIWTLVICLMLVCLACAGAAGEAAEDEFTIEGTTLVKYNGPGGEVTVPDGIEKLGTWAFDGARVTKVNLPETLKEIDSFCFFACYELTDITLPASLTNLEYDENGIEKSQIFAFNSSLSEIKVAEGNPNYKSIDGVLFTADGKRLLYYPDGKYNDGEYAIPEGTVELGYSPFSSANLKSISIPSTMEKLDKYDENPFTAILTLEEINVSPDNKKYYSIDGVLYKDNTLISYPASKSGTELAAEVFPEKVTNIALEAFACNRNLVTVEIPEGVEYVGWMSFCSSLSLESVTIPASVKEISAYAFDSCRTLQKVVILNPRVLLPDNSFIEEKYREINKYIIIQDSDQAVLYGYDNSTTQAYAEKWGLKFESLGPAPEEVSANTETEPECEPVDVMAEQEARWAEEYKDFEIKGNTLVKYKGSGGEVTVPYMIEVLGESAFYDSMVTKVNLPRGLKEIRSYCFWNCPELCEITLPASLRNLEYYIDATTGYVPIQAQVFSNNPKLEAINVEEGNPLYKSIDGVLFSADGKTLIYYPDGKKTDLYIIPEGTEELGYTAFSYPEISAIHLPSTLRQLHSDGGDFSGISTLKGVYVSPENQFYYSVDGVLYSRNRKSLIFYPNNREETELKPEDFQKGIINIGAFAFQQDKNLKTVELPEGIEVIDWMAFSWAKSLESVTVPASVGYISGYAFVDCHKLEKLVILNPNVNLPDDNLITENTPWVTLYGYENSTVQAYAEKHNLKFESLGPVPEE; this comes from the coding sequence ATGAAAAGTCATTCATGGTGCAAAATCTGGACTCTGGTAATCTGTTTAATGCTTGTATGCCTGGCTTGCGCAGGCGCCGCGGGGGAAGCCGCGGAGGATGAGTTTACTATTGAAGGAACCACCCTGGTGAAATATAACGGCCCCGGCGGGGAAGTGACCGTGCCGGACGGGATTGAGAAACTGGGCACATGGGCATTCGATGGCGCCCGGGTGACAAAGGTCAACCTGCCGGAAACGCTGAAGGAGATTGACAGCTTCTGTTTCTTTGCGTGTTATGAACTGACAGATATTACCCTGCCGGCATCTCTGACAAACCTTGAGTATGATGAGAACGGAATAGAAAAATCACAGATTTTCGCGTTCAATTCGTCACTGAGCGAAATAAAGGTGGCGGAGGGCAATCCGAATTATAAATCCATAGACGGTGTGCTTTTTACCGCGGACGGCAAAAGACTGCTCTATTATCCGGATGGGAAATATAATGACGGAGAGTATGCCATTCCGGAGGGAACAGTGGAACTGGGATATTCCCCGTTCAGCTCCGCGAATCTGAAGTCGATCAGCATTCCTTCAACCATGGAGAAGCTGGATAAATACGATGAAAATCCTTTCACGGCCATACTGACACTGGAAGAAATCAATGTATCGCCGGATAATAAAAAGTATTATTCGATAGATGGTGTCCTGTATAAAGACAATACGTTGATTTCTTATCCGGCAAGCAAATCCGGGACAGAACTGGCGGCAGAGGTTTTTCCTGAAAAGGTGACGAATATCGCGCTGGAAGCTTTTGCGTGCAATCGTAACCTGGTTACCGTTGAAATACCGGAAGGAGTAGAATACGTCGGATGGATGAGCTTTTGCTCTTCTCTGTCCCTGGAAAGCGTTACGATTCCGGCTTCTGTAAAAGAGATCAGCGCGTATGCGTTTGATTCATGCCGGACCCTTCAGAAAGTTGTTATTCTGAATCCTCGTGTTCTGCTGCCTGACAACAGTTTCATTGAGGAAAAATATCGTGAAATCAATAAATATATCATCATACAGGATTCGGATCAGGCGGTGCTTTACGGGTATGACAACAGCACTACCCAGGCTTACGCCGAAAAATGGGGCCTGAAGTTTGAATCCCTGGGACCGGCACCGGAGGAAGTGTCGGCGAATACGGAAACGGAACCTGAGTGTGAGCCGGTGGACGTCATGGCCGAGCAGGAAGCCCGGTGGGCGGAAGAGTACAAGGACTTTGAGATCAAGGGAAACACCCTGGTCAAATATAAGGGATCCGGCGGAGAAGTGACCGTGCCCTATATGATTGAAGTGCTGGGTGAGTCCGCGTTTTATGACAGCATGGTCACGAAAGTGAATCTGCCTCGCGGGCTGAAGGAGATCAGAAGCTACTGCTTCTGGAACTGCCCTGAACTGTGTGAAATTACGCTGCCAGCATCATTGAGGAATCTGGAATACTATATTGATGCAACAACAGGTTATGTGCCAATACAGGCGCAGGTGTTCAGCAACAACCCGAAGCTTGAGGCAATCAACGTGGAGGAAGGCAACCCGCTGTACAAGTCGATTGACGGCGTATTGTTTTCCGCAGACGGGAAGACATTGATTTATTATCCGGACGGAAAGAAAACAGATCTGTATATCATTCCGGAAGGAACGGAAGAACTGGGATACACTGCCTTCAGTTATCCCGAAATATCAGCGATCCATCTTCCGTCCACGCTGAGGCAGCTGCACAGCGACGGCGGTGACTTTTCGGGAATATCCACACTGAAGGGTGTTTATGTTTCCCCTGAAAATCAATTCTATTATTCTGTGGATGGCGTACTGTACAGCCGTAACAGGAAATCACTGATTTTCTATCCGAACAACAGGGAAGAAACCGAGCTTAAACCGGAGGATTTCCAGAAGGGGATTATCAACATCGGAGCCTTTGCCTTCCAGCAAGATAAGAACCTGAAGACGGTTGAACTACCGGAAGGAATTGAAGTAATCGACTGGATGGCCTTTTCCTGGGCGAAATCCCTGGAAAGCGTGACGGTGCCTGCTTCTGTTGGGTATATTTCCGGATATGCCTTTGTTGACTGCCACAAGCTGGAAAAGCTCGTGATTCTCAATCCGAATGTCAACCTGCCGGATGACAACCTCATCACGGAAAATACACCCTGGGTGACACTGTACGGATATGAGAACAGCACGGTCCAGGCCTATGCGGAGAAGCATAACCTGAAGTTTGAGTCCCTTGGACCTGTACCGGAAGAATGA